A part of Anser cygnoides isolate HZ-2024a breed goose chromosome 17, Taihu_goose_T2T_genome, whole genome shotgun sequence genomic DNA contains:
- the PLA2G1B gene encoding phospholipase A2 isoform X3: protein MKSLALLFLLSVGAASADVSPRAVWQLRSMIQCAIPGSHPLLEFDGYGCYCGLGGSGTPVDELDRCCQTHDNCYTQAKKLPACTTLVDNPYTETYKFSCSNKAITCSSTNDACEMFICNCDRTAAMCFAKAPYDPNHYRLDKAK, encoded by the exons ATGAAGTCCCTTGccctgcttttcctgctgtcag TGGGTGCTGCCAGCGCTGATGTCTCACCTCGTGCAGTGTGGCAGCTGCGCAGCATGATCCAATGCGCCATCCCGGGCAGTCACCCTCTGCTTGAGTTTGATGGCTACGGCTGCTATTGTGGCTTGGGAGGCAGTGGGACACCAGTGGATGAACTTGACAG GTGCTGTCAAACACACGATAACTGCTACACTCAGGCTAAGAAACTGCCAGCGTGCACCACCTTAGTGGACAACCCCTACACGGAGACATACAAGTTCAGCTGCTCTAACAAGGCGATTACGTGTAGCA GCACCAACGACGCGTGCGAGATGTTCATCTGCAACTGCGACCGCACGGCCGCCATGTGCTTCGCCAAGGCGCCCTACGACCCGAACCACTACAGGCTGGACAAGGCCAA GTAG
- the PLA2G1B gene encoding phospholipase A2 isoform X2: MKSLALLFLLSVGAASADVSPRAVWQLRSMIQCAIPGSHPLLEFDGYGCYCGLGGSGTPVDELDRCCQTHDNCYTQAKKLPACTTLVDNPYTETYKFSCSNKAITCSSTNDACEMFICNCDRTAAMCFAKAPYDPNHYRLDKAKYCKS; this comes from the exons ATGAAGTCCCTTGccctgcttttcctgctgtcag TGGGTGCTGCCAGCGCTGATGTCTCACCTCGTGCAGTGTGGCAGCTGCGCAGCATGATCCAATGCGCCATCCCGGGCAGTCACCCTCTGCTTGAGTTTGATGGCTACGGCTGCTATTGTGGCTTGGGAGGCAGTGGGACACCAGTGGATGAACTTGACAG GTGCTGTCAAACACACGATAACTGCTACACTCAGGCTAAGAAACTGCCAGCGTGCACCACCTTAGTGGACAACCCCTACACGGAGACATACAAGTTCAGCTGCTCTAACAAGGCGATTACGTGTAGCA GCACCAACGACGCGTGCGAGATGTTCATCTGCAACTGCGACCGCACGGCCGCCATGTGCTTCGCCAAGGCGCCCTACGACCCGAACCACTACAGGCTGGACAAGGCCAAGTACTGCAAGTCCTGA
- the PLA2G1B gene encoding phospholipase A2 isoform X1, whose protein sequence is MEALDEFDNEYPLSTAFCKQISPEDFEEQSVSYTQQCLQELYSTMERNPRVCERALRKQKQVEQEKAGLLSYIKAKIFWTLQGELNYSNYMDIAEMKEKVCQLRRDMKRVNSYAQGARTRKGRHPRQLWGKMHTLEGGFSPLRSKAPEPPKITMPRVFGPFPKITNKQMDRTTISSPDLKYWWNGAAAVNQKRLLGSAPTPPPQNAGSNDTKPAASVFNTPMQCTFQGGAEDDMDSEKPGPSSSAKEA, encoded by the exons ATGGAGGCCCTGGACGAGTTTGACAACGAGTACCCACTCAGCACGGCGTTTTGCAAGCAGATTTCCCCAGAGGACTTTGAGGAGCAGTCCGTGTCCTACACGCAGCAGTGCCTGCAAGAGCTGTACTCGACCATGGAGCGGAACCCGCGGGTCTGTGAGAGGGCTttgagaaagcagaaacaggTGGAGCAGGAAAAAGCTGGCTTGCTGTCTTACATAAAG GCCAAGATTTTTTGGACTCTGCAGGGAGAATTAAATTACTCTAACTACATGGACATTGCAGAGATGAAAGAGAAAGTATGCCAGCTGAGACGAGACATGAAGAGGGTAAACAGCTATGCTCAGG GTGCAAGAACTAGGAAAGGACGACATCCAAGGCAGTTGTGGGGAAAGATGCACACTCTAGAAGGTGGATTTAGCCCCTTGCGCTCCAAGGCTCCTGAACCTCCCAAGATCACAATGCCCAGGGTCTTTGGTCCTTTTCCAAAAATCACGAATAAGCAG ATGGACAGAACTACAATTTCAAGCCCTGATCTGAAATACTGGTGGAATGGTGCAGCAGCAGTGAACCAGAAAAG actTCTTGGCAGTGCTCCCACGCCTCCTCCTCAAAATGCTGGCTCTAATGACACCAAACCGGCAGCCTCCGTTTTTAACACACCTATGCAATGCACATTTCAAGGTGGTGCAGAAGATGACATGGATAGTGAAAAACCTGGCCCCAGTTCCTCTGCTAAAGAGGCATAA